The following are encoded together in the Myxococcus virescens genome:
- a CDS encoding ester cyclase: protein MTRHTTILMCALGWLSGCATMSPVERAAALEAQNKQRVRQLTEELYNLRKLDRIPEFIAEDFVDRSQGAPLNAVGPAFIRQQAEASFKTFPELKFDILHLVADGDLVLAHWKATAPAPQPLLLQGHSLYRLRDGKVVESWDISDRLSPLLQRGYKVVPPTL from the coding sequence ATGACACGACACACGACGATTCTGATGTGCGCCCTCGGGTGGCTGTCGGGATGCGCCACGATGTCTCCCGTGGAGCGCGCGGCCGCCCTGGAGGCCCAGAACAAGCAGCGGGTGCGGCAGCTCACCGAGGAGCTCTACAACCTGCGCAAGCTGGACCGCATCCCGGAGTTCATCGCCGAGGACTTCGTGGACCGCTCCCAGGGCGCGCCCCTCAACGCCGTGGGGCCCGCCTTCATCCGTCAGCAGGCGGAGGCCAGCTTCAAGACGTTCCCCGAGCTGAAGTTCGACATCCTCCACCTGGTGGCGGACGGCGACCTGGTGCTCGCGCACTGGAAGGCCACCGCACCGGCCCCCCAGCCCCTCCTGCTGCAAGGGCACTCCCTGTACCGGCTGCGCGACGGCAAGGTGGTGGAGTCCTGGGACATCTCCGACCGCCTGTCGCCGCTGCTCCAGCGCGGCTACAAGGTGGTACCGCCCACGCTGTAG
- a CDS encoding acyl-CoA dehydrogenase yields the protein MVDDTRPTAHELLSLPRLAPLVPMLYVAWTDGELTPEEIRAMGSAARAQPWLDLRANTVLARWLDPLVPPSPGELAQVREHIRRTAERLSHSEHNNLAELGARLAQVGNGDEGLPAPMPELTRALAQLEASLGVSGSEAVRALVPAASPSRAHEGTPTSFDPEALRAVLDRTYPETRAQVRQWLADPAFRYTDTRDTAKYRDKVLAWLKAMADHGLGRIAFPADNETSADLGAFVTAFETLAYFDLSLVIKAGVHFGLFGASILFLGTEKHHRKYLPQVASLELPGCFAMSELGHGSNVRDVETVARYDAEAGEFVVHTPTETARKEWIGNAARHGRIATVFAQLEVGGRALGVHALLVPLRDLTGKVLPGIRIEDCGEKMGLNGVDNGRIWFEHVRVPRENLLDRFGQVNAQGEYTSAITGDSKRFFTMLGTLVAGRVSVAAAALSAAKSGLTIAVRYGDLRRQFGPAGDQEFRLLDHQAHQRRLLVPLAKTYAMDFALEYLVERYVKRTEEDAREVESLAAGLKAYSTWHTTAVLQEAREACGGQGYLQANRLAALKADTDVFTTFEGDNTVLMQLVAKGLLTGYRQRFEDDRVFAVLKLLADRATAVVDRNPFAARRTDSDHLRDNDYHLRALRFREDELLATVSRRLRKRLSAGVEAFEAFNQVQVHLLELAHAHVERLVLEQFLEGVADVKDPGLKTVLGRLCDLYGLSCLESANGWFQEHGWLEGTKAKAIRKEVTRLCAELRPDAVALVNAFGVPDTCLAAPIGLGHLSP from the coding sequence ATGGTGGATGACACCCGACCGACAGCCCACGAGCTGCTGTCCCTTCCTCGACTCGCTCCGCTCGTGCCCATGCTGTACGTGGCCTGGACGGATGGGGAGCTCACGCCAGAGGAGATTCGCGCCATGGGCTCCGCCGCCCGCGCGCAGCCCTGGTTGGACCTGCGTGCCAACACCGTGCTGGCGCGCTGGCTGGACCCGCTGGTGCCGCCCAGCCCCGGTGAGCTGGCCCAGGTGCGCGAGCACATCCGCCGCACCGCCGAGCGACTGTCCCACAGCGAACACAACAACCTCGCCGAGCTGGGCGCGCGGCTCGCCCAGGTGGGCAACGGCGACGAGGGCCTCCCCGCGCCCATGCCGGAGCTGACGCGCGCGCTGGCGCAGCTGGAGGCGTCCCTGGGCGTCTCCGGCAGCGAGGCCGTCCGCGCGCTCGTCCCCGCCGCGTCCCCCAGCCGCGCCCATGAGGGCACGCCCACCTCCTTCGACCCGGAGGCGCTGCGCGCCGTGCTGGACCGGACCTATCCGGAGACGCGCGCCCAGGTGCGACAGTGGCTGGCGGACCCGGCCTTCCGCTACACGGACACCCGCGACACCGCGAAGTACCGCGACAAGGTGCTCGCCTGGCTCAAGGCCATGGCCGACCACGGACTGGGGCGCATCGCCTTCCCCGCGGACAATGAGACGAGCGCGGACCTGGGCGCCTTCGTGACCGCCTTCGAAACGCTGGCCTATTTCGACCTGAGCCTCGTCATCAAGGCCGGCGTCCACTTCGGCCTCTTCGGCGCCAGCATCCTCTTCCTCGGCACCGAGAAGCACCACCGGAAGTACCTGCCCCAGGTGGCCTCGCTGGAGCTGCCCGGCTGCTTCGCCATGAGCGAGCTGGGCCACGGCTCCAACGTCCGGGACGTGGAGACGGTGGCCCGCTACGACGCGGAGGCCGGCGAGTTCGTGGTGCACACGCCGACGGAGACGGCGCGCAAGGAGTGGATTGGCAACGCCGCGCGGCACGGGCGCATCGCCACCGTGTTCGCGCAGCTCGAGGTCGGCGGCCGGGCGCTGGGCGTCCACGCGCTGCTGGTGCCACTGCGCGACCTGACCGGGAAGGTGCTGCCCGGGATTCGCATCGAGGACTGCGGCGAGAAGATGGGCCTCAACGGCGTGGACAACGGCCGCATCTGGTTCGAGCACGTCCGCGTCCCACGGGAGAACCTGCTGGACCGCTTCGGACAGGTGAACGCGCAGGGCGAATACACCAGCGCCATCACCGGCGACTCCAAGCGCTTCTTCACCATGCTGGGCACGCTGGTGGCGGGCCGAGTGAGCGTGGCCGCCGCGGCGCTGAGCGCGGCCAAGAGCGGGCTCACCATCGCCGTGCGCTACGGCGACCTGCGGCGCCAGTTCGGCCCCGCGGGCGACCAGGAGTTCCGCCTGTTGGACCACCAGGCCCACCAGCGGCGCCTGCTCGTGCCCCTGGCCAAGACGTACGCCATGGACTTCGCGCTCGAATACCTCGTCGAGCGCTACGTGAAGCGCACCGAGGAGGACGCGCGCGAGGTGGAGTCGCTGGCGGCCGGCCTCAAGGCCTACAGCACCTGGCACACCACCGCCGTCCTCCAGGAGGCGCGCGAGGCGTGCGGCGGCCAGGGCTACCTCCAGGCCAACCGGCTGGCGGCGCTCAAGGCGGACACGGACGTGTTCACCACCTTCGAGGGCGACAACACGGTGCTGATGCAGCTGGTCGCCAAGGGCCTGCTCACCGGCTACCGGCAGCGCTTCGAGGACGACCGCGTCTTCGCGGTGCTGAAGCTGCTGGCGGACCGGGCCACCGCCGTGGTGGACCGCAACCCCTTCGCCGCGCGGCGCACCGACAGCGACCACCTGCGCGACAACGACTATCACCTGCGCGCGCTGCGCTTCCGTGAGGACGAGCTGCTGGCCACCGTGTCGCGGCGCCTGCGCAAGCGGCTGAGCGCGGGCGTGGAGGCCTTCGAGGCCTTCAACCAGGTCCAGGTCCACCTGCTGGAGCTGGCGCACGCCCACGTGGAGCGGCTGGTGCTGGAGCAGTTCCTCGAGGGCGTGGCCGACGTGAAGGACCCCGGGTTGAAGACGGTGCTGGGACGCCTGTGCGACCTCTACGGCCTGTCCTGCCTGGAGTCCGCCAACGGCTGGTTCCAGGAGCACGGGTGGCTGGAGGGCACCAAGGCGAAGGCCATCCGCAAGGAGGTGACGCGGCTGTGCGCCGAGCTCCGCCCGGACGCGGTGGCGCTGGTGAACGCGTTTGGAGTACCGGACACCTGCCTCGCCGCGCCCATTGGATTGGGCCACCTGTCGCCATGA
- a CDS encoding phospholipase D-like domain-containing protein, with protein sequence MDEMQELEALIPKPGALGFSGSVERARHEMHGPFTLPPGPEAFSFALYQSTGVGLIPGHALELLENGAVFERMLADIRAAQSSVHVLVYIWRPCELSDRVVEALVERARAGVACRVVVDPVGSEEIRGDRDFDQKVEKVLTDAGVEVHYFRLLAGKVLGRLLGRSHQKLVIVDGRIGYTGGFGIWKVWEGDGLKPDEWRDTHIRVEGPEVRRMQLSFSRHWQESGGGLIPPSAFPEAEPAGPCAAGFIDSAGKLGLTDAERMIRIVIGAARERIWIANAYFSPPNAILEQLEEKCRQGVEIRVLGPGPNHDVPIMRASQRSTYERLLAAGVRIWEYQPSMLHSKTLLVDDWLAVVGSTNMDSLSLNKLKEGSLVIHDASFVRKLARCWARDLRHSKEITLENGGRTNPWRRLARRATQLVGQDR encoded by the coding sequence ATGGATGAAATGCAGGAGCTGGAGGCGCTGATTCCCAAGCCCGGGGCGCTGGGCTTCTCGGGGAGCGTGGAGCGTGCGCGACATGAGATGCACGGGCCCTTCACGCTGCCGCCGGGGCCGGAGGCCTTCTCCTTCGCGCTGTATCAGTCCACGGGCGTGGGGCTGATTCCCGGACACGCGCTGGAGTTGTTGGAGAACGGCGCGGTCTTCGAGCGCATGCTGGCGGACATCCGCGCCGCCCAAAGCAGCGTCCATGTCCTGGTGTACATCTGGCGGCCCTGTGAGCTGTCGGACCGTGTCGTGGAGGCGCTGGTGGAGCGCGCCCGGGCGGGCGTGGCGTGCCGCGTGGTGGTGGACCCGGTGGGCAGCGAGGAGATTCGCGGCGACCGTGACTTCGACCAGAAGGTGGAGAAGGTGCTCACGGACGCCGGGGTGGAGGTCCACTACTTCCGGCTCCTTGCGGGCAAGGTGCTGGGCCGTCTGCTGGGGCGCAGTCACCAGAAGCTCGTCATCGTCGACGGGCGCATTGGCTACACGGGCGGCTTCGGCATCTGGAAGGTGTGGGAAGGCGACGGCCTGAAGCCGGACGAGTGGCGCGACACGCACATCCGCGTGGAGGGCCCCGAGGTGCGCCGGATGCAGTTGTCGTTCTCCCGGCACTGGCAGGAGTCGGGTGGCGGGTTGATTCCACCGAGCGCCTTTCCGGAAGCGGAACCCGCGGGCCCCTGCGCCGCGGGCTTCATCGACAGCGCGGGCAAGCTGGGCCTCACCGACGCGGAGCGAATGATTCGCATCGTGATTGGCGCCGCGCGTGAGCGCATCTGGATTGCCAACGCGTACTTCTCACCGCCCAACGCGATTCTGGAGCAGCTGGAGGAGAAGTGCCGTCAGGGCGTGGAGATTCGCGTCCTGGGGCCGGGGCCCAACCATGACGTGCCCATCATGAGGGCGTCCCAGCGCTCGACGTACGAGCGGCTGCTGGCCGCGGGCGTGCGCATCTGGGAGTACCAGCCGTCGATGCTGCACTCGAAGACGCTGCTCGTGGACGACTGGCTCGCCGTGGTGGGCTCCACCAACATGGACTCGCTGTCGCTCAACAAGCTGAAGGAGGGCTCGCTCGTCATCCACGACGCGTCCTTCGTCCGCAAGCTGGCGCGGTGCTGGGCCAGGGACCTGCGGCACTCGAAGGAAATCACGCTGGAGAATGGGGGCCGCACCAACCCCTGGCGGCGGCTGGCACGGCGGGCGACGCAGCTCGTGGGGCAGGACCGGTAG
- a CDS encoding LamG domain-containing protein translates to MLAGVLGLVGCTPEQQLQLEQDALSSSRAGLTLGGSSLLHRYSFTAGGTDSVSAAHATLEGGATTVNGEVILNGAGAYVNLPITGTLASLQDATFEAWVKWDSASGQTWARIFDFNDGVWNKSLVLTPRNGGLDSGPAVNTPRFSIFSPAISGEEQATSATEFPTGALTHVAVTMDSVARVNRLYIDGVQVAQTTTPTALTPASLGTLANAWLGRSAYSADPFFKGSISEFRVHGAALSSNDLTASYQAGPDTVMAPGTEHVVIYGRTDVAGMAADTTSVYWVENRTCGQVMKASLSTGRAQVLASGRENPSAVTTDATFVYWVENGTTIFKMPVNGGSITSLASGLSGIGQLVTDGAELFWTQGGSILHMPVQGGTPAILYTTALAGPLAVDGHHLYWMQPGGTIVKAARPGGPASSLWNSSNSTTGIASDGTDLFIAENLSPYDILRLPVGGSQWALAFAVRYGNITSLAVGPNRVAWFDPSLGAILAKGK, encoded by the coding sequence CACCGCTACAGCTTCACCGCCGGCGGGACCGACTCGGTGAGCGCGGCGCATGCCACGCTCGAGGGGGGTGCCACGACCGTCAATGGCGAGGTGATTCTGAACGGAGCGGGGGCCTATGTGAACCTGCCCATCACCGGGACCCTCGCCAGCCTCCAGGATGCGACCTTCGAGGCGTGGGTGAAGTGGGATTCCGCCTCGGGGCAGACATGGGCGCGCATCTTCGACTTCAACGATGGCGTTTGGAACAAGTCCCTGGTTCTCACCCCGCGCAATGGTGGCCTCGATTCGGGGCCGGCGGTCAATACGCCACGCTTCAGCATCTTCAGCCCGGCCATCAGTGGAGAGGAGCAGGCCACCAGTGCGACCGAGTTCCCAACGGGCGCGCTCACGCACGTCGCAGTGACCATGGACAGCGTCGCGAGGGTCAACCGCCTGTACATCGACGGCGTGCAGGTGGCTCAGACCACCACCCCTACCGCGCTCACTCCGGCGAGCCTGGGCACGCTCGCGAATGCGTGGTTGGGTCGTTCCGCCTACTCCGCGGATCCATTCTTCAAGGGCTCGATCTCCGAGTTCCGCGTTCACGGCGCTGCGCTGTCGTCGAATGACCTCACCGCCAGCTACCAGGCTGGCCCGGATACCGTGATGGCGCCTGGCACGGAGCACGTGGTCATCTACGGGCGAACGGACGTCGCGGGCATGGCCGCGGACACCACGAGCGTGTACTGGGTCGAGAACCGAACCTGCGGCCAGGTGATGAAGGCGTCGCTCTCCACAGGTAGAGCGCAGGTTCTCGCCTCCGGCCGCGAAAACCCGAGCGCCGTGACCACGGATGCCACGTTTGTCTACTGGGTCGAGAACGGCACGACCATCTTCAAGATGCCCGTCAATGGCGGGAGCATCACATCCCTGGCCTCGGGGCTATCGGGGATTGGCCAGCTCGTCACGGATGGCGCGGAACTCTTCTGGACCCAGGGAGGCTCCATCCTCCACATGCCGGTCCAGGGCGGCACGCCTGCCATTCTCTATACGACGGCCCTGGCTGGCCCCCTTGCAGTGGATGGTCATCATCTCTACTGGATGCAGCCGGGCGGCACCATCGTGAAGGCAGCCAGGCCCGGCGGCCCTGCTTCATCCCTCTGGAATTCGTCGAACTCCACCACGGGTATCGCCAGCGACGGAACGGACCTCTTCATCGCGGAGAACCTGAGTCCATACGACATCCTCCGGCTCCCGGTAGGAGGGAGCCAGTGGGCGCTAGCGTTTGCCGTCAGGTACGGCAACATCACGAGCCTTGCCGTGGGGCCCAACCGCGTCGCCTGGTTCGACCCCAGCCTCGGTGCGATTCTCGCCAAGGGCAAATAG